A genomic region of Populus nigra chromosome 11, ddPopNigr1.1, whole genome shotgun sequence contains the following coding sequences:
- the LOC133668123 gene encoding uncharacterized protein LOC133668123 has product MSVDKEMMDSLKKGRSLLLKKVEVEKEKNWLAHLDIEEERRIRAQYMMQLEEERSSRKAAESDMRDYQKRAESSKGRMMALQSKIEIREEELKEMRSHYFEMEEELSKAKQECQECQDYMDSFTVQINSKIAKLDIEKEELQRVRDKLARSEDMVRVLERSNKALGASNEVIIADNTVFHDKIRHITKQVEQAARYAERLQQQATQVGNDASKYREYMAAITCFIGDLANRGNAF; this is encoded by the coding sequence ATGAGTGTCGATAAAGAGATGATGGATTCCTTGAAAAAGGGAAGGAGCCTGCTTTTAAAGAAGGTAgaagttgaaaaagagaaaaattggcTAGCCCATCTCGACATAGAAGAGGAAAGAAGGATCAGAGCTCAATATATGATGCAATTGGAGGAAGAGAGAAGTTCAAGAAAGGCGGCAGAGTCTGATATGAGAGATTACCAGAAGAGAGCCGAGTCTTCGAAAGGAAGGATGATGGCTTTACAATCGAAGATTGAGATACGAGAAGAAGAGTTAAAAGAGATGAGAAGCCACTACTTCGAGATGGAAGAGGAGCTCAGTAAGGCTAAGCAAGAGTGTCAAGAATGTCAAGACTACATGGACAGCTTTACagttcaaattaactccaaaatagcCAAGCTGGATATCGAAAAGGAAGAACTACAGAGGGTAAGGGATAAGTTGGCCCGGTCAGAGGATATGGTCCGAGTGTTGGAAAGAAGTAATAAAGCCCTAGGAGCCAGCAACGAAGTGATAATTGCAGATAACACCGTGTTCCATGATAAGATAAGGCACATAACGAAGCAGGTCGAGCAAGCAGCCCGCTATGCAGAACGATTGCAACAACAAGCTACCCAAGTTGGAAATGATGCTTCAAAGTACCGAGAATATATGGCGGCCATCACTTGTTTTATTGGGGACTTAGCTAATAGAGGAAATGCCTTTTAA